In Castanea sativa cultivar Marrone di Chiusa Pesio chromosome 6, ASM4071231v1, a single window of DNA contains:
- the LOC142638656 gene encoding uncharacterized protein LOC142638656 isoform X2, which translates to MILLHLQCYPVYPTPPKLSLEFSKNPTLHPSSSVLLCSSGRKLKLSSKASFQCYCTENENTHEASSQGFSALSTDIPWDSGSIWSSMAFYMFILHIPLSFGGLSVVAEILHEPHLDPQTEILSLLAVQILELIGTLFLLQWTAKPQYKFINFFKANKLSKERNWLLASVLGCGFLFLLVFITSILADRLIGPKAVNNPALKEILLSSNISKATCFFVYCITTPLLEETVYRGFLLRSISATMKWQRAIFISSVIFSAAHFSAISIICLAI; encoded by the exons ATGATATTATTACACTTACAATGCTATCCTGTTTATCCTACACCACCTAAATTAAGCCTAGAGTTTAGCAAAAACCCAACTTTACATCCATCTTCGAGTGTTCTTCTCTGTTCCTCGGGACGCAAACTCAAGCTAAGCTCCAAAGCTTCTTTCCAGTGTTATTGCACCGAAAATGAAAACACCCATGAAGCCTCTTCTCAG GGCTTCTCGGCTCTGTCAACAGATATTCCATGGGATAGTGGGAGTATATGGAGCTCCATGgctttttatatgtttattttgcACATTCCTTTGAGTTTTGGAGGGTTGTCTGTGGTTGCTGAGATTTTGCATGAACCTCATCTGGATCCACAGACTGAA ATATTATCACTGCTTGCGGTTCAAATTCTAGAGCTCATTGGGACTCTGTTTCTACTACAGTGGACTGCTAAGCCacaatataagtttataaactTCTTTAAAGCTAACAAGTTATCGAAAGAGCGGAACTGGTTGTTGGCATCAGTACTAGGATGTGGGTTTCTGTTTCTGTTAGTTTTCATTACATCAATCCTTGCTGACAGATTGATTGGGCCCAAG GCTGTGAACAACCCTGCATTGAAGGAGATCCTCCTTAGCAGCAACATTTCAAAAGCAACTTGTTTCTTTGTTTACTGTATTACAACTCCCCTTTTGGAAGAAACTGTTTACAGAGGGTTTCTGTTGAGATCAATTTCAGCCACAATGAAATGGCAGCGAGCAATCTTCATAAGCTCAGTCATCTTTAGTGCAGCTCACTTTTCCG CTATCAGCATTATTTGTTTGGCTATATGA
- the LOC142638656 gene encoding uncharacterized protein LOC142638656 isoform X3 — MILLHLQCYPVYPTPPKLSLEFSKNPTLHPSSSVLLCSSGRKLKLSSKASFQCYCTENENTHEASSQGFSALSTDIPWDSGSIWSSMAFYMFILHIPLSFGGLSVVAEILHEPHLDPQTEILSLLAVQILELIGTLFLLQWTAKPQYKFINFFKANKLSKERNWLLASVLGCGFLFLLVFITSILADRLIGPKAVNNPALKEILLSSNISKATCFFVYCITTPLLEETVYRGFLLRSISATMKWQRAIFISSVIFSAAHFSVMKLDL; from the exons ATGATATTATTACACTTACAATGCTATCCTGTTTATCCTACACCACCTAAATTAAGCCTAGAGTTTAGCAAAAACCCAACTTTACATCCATCTTCGAGTGTTCTTCTCTGTTCCTCGGGACGCAAACTCAAGCTAAGCTCCAAAGCTTCTTTCCAGTGTTATTGCACCGAAAATGAAAACACCCATGAAGCCTCTTCTCAG GGCTTCTCGGCTCTGTCAACAGATATTCCATGGGATAGTGGGAGTATATGGAGCTCCATGgctttttatatgtttattttgcACATTCCTTTGAGTTTTGGAGGGTTGTCTGTGGTTGCTGAGATTTTGCATGAACCTCATCTGGATCCACAGACTGAA ATATTATCACTGCTTGCGGTTCAAATTCTAGAGCTCATTGGGACTCTGTTTCTACTACAGTGGACTGCTAAGCCacaatataagtttataaactTCTTTAAAGCTAACAAGTTATCGAAAGAGCGGAACTGGTTGTTGGCATCAGTACTAGGATGTGGGTTTCTGTTTCTGTTAGTTTTCATTACATCAATCCTTGCTGACAGATTGATTGGGCCCAAG GCTGTGAACAACCCTGCATTGAAGGAGATCCTCCTTAGCAGCAACATTTCAAAAGCAACTTGTTTCTTTGTTTACTGTATTACAACTCCCCTTTTGGAAGAAACTGTTTACAGAGGGTTTCTGTTGAGATCAATTTCAGCCACAATGAAATGGCAGCGAGCAATCTTCATAAGCTCAGTCATCTTTAGTGCAGCTCACTTTTCCG TTATGAAATTGGACCTGTAA
- the LOC142638656 gene encoding uncharacterized protein LOC142638656 isoform X1, giving the protein MILLHLQCYPVYPTPPKLSLEFSKNPTLHPSSSVLLCSSGRKLKLSSKASFQCYCTENENTHEASSQGFSALSTDIPWDSGSIWSSMAFYMFILHIPLSFGGLSVVAEILHEPHLDPQTEILSLLAVQILELIGTLFLLQWTAKPQYKFINFFKANKLSKERNWLLASVLGCGFLFLLVFITSILADRLIGPKAVNNPALKEILLSSNISKATCFFVYCITTPLLEETVYRGFLLRSISATMKWQRAIFISSVIFSAAHFSGENSLQLFIIGCVLGCSYCWTGNLSSSILIHSLYNAMTLLLTFLS; this is encoded by the exons ATGATATTATTACACTTACAATGCTATCCTGTTTATCCTACACCACCTAAATTAAGCCTAGAGTTTAGCAAAAACCCAACTTTACATCCATCTTCGAGTGTTCTTCTCTGTTCCTCGGGACGCAAACTCAAGCTAAGCTCCAAAGCTTCTTTCCAGTGTTATTGCACCGAAAATGAAAACACCCATGAAGCCTCTTCTCAG GGCTTCTCGGCTCTGTCAACAGATATTCCATGGGATAGTGGGAGTATATGGAGCTCCATGgctttttatatgtttattttgcACATTCCTTTGAGTTTTGGAGGGTTGTCTGTGGTTGCTGAGATTTTGCATGAACCTCATCTGGATCCACAGACTGAA ATATTATCACTGCTTGCGGTTCAAATTCTAGAGCTCATTGGGACTCTGTTTCTACTACAGTGGACTGCTAAGCCacaatataagtttataaactTCTTTAAAGCTAACAAGTTATCGAAAGAGCGGAACTGGTTGTTGGCATCAGTACTAGGATGTGGGTTTCTGTTTCTGTTAGTTTTCATTACATCAATCCTTGCTGACAGATTGATTGGGCCCAAG GCTGTGAACAACCCTGCATTGAAGGAGATCCTCCTTAGCAGCAACATTTCAAAAGCAACTTGTTTCTTTGTTTACTGTATTACAACTCCCCTTTTGGAAGAAACTGTTTACAGAGGGTTTCTGTTGAGATCAATTTCAGCCACAATGAAATGGCAGCGAGCAATCTTCATAAGCTCAGTCATCTTTAGTGCAGCTCACTTTTCCGGTGAGAACTCTTTACAGTTATTCATCATTGGGTGTGTCCTTGGATGTTCTTATTGCTGGACTGGAAACTTAAGTTCCTCCATTTTAATACATTCGCTGTACAATGCCATGACACTATTATTAACATTTTTGtcttaa
- the LOC142638656 gene encoding uncharacterized protein LOC142638656 isoform X4, whose amino-acid sequence MILLHLQCYPVYPTPPKLSLEFSKNPTLHPSSSVLLCSSGRKLKLSSKASFQCYCTENENTHEASSQILSLLAVQILELIGTLFLLQWTAKPQYKFINFFKANKLSKERNWLLASVLGCGFLFLLVFITSILADRLIGPKAVNNPALKEILLSSNISKATCFFVYCITTPLLEETVYRGFLLRSISATMKWQRAIFISSVIFSAAHFSGENSLQLFIIGCVLGCSYCWTGNLSSSILIHSLYNAMTLLLTFLS is encoded by the exons ATGATATTATTACACTTACAATGCTATCCTGTTTATCCTACACCACCTAAATTAAGCCTAGAGTTTAGCAAAAACCCAACTTTACATCCATCTTCGAGTGTTCTTCTCTGTTCCTCGGGACGCAAACTCAAGCTAAGCTCCAAAGCTTCTTTCCAGTGTTATTGCACCGAAAATGAAAACACCCATGAAGCCTCTTCTCAG ATATTATCACTGCTTGCGGTTCAAATTCTAGAGCTCATTGGGACTCTGTTTCTACTACAGTGGACTGCTAAGCCacaatataagtttataaactTCTTTAAAGCTAACAAGTTATCGAAAGAGCGGAACTGGTTGTTGGCATCAGTACTAGGATGTGGGTTTCTGTTTCTGTTAGTTTTCATTACATCAATCCTTGCTGACAGATTGATTGGGCCCAAG GCTGTGAACAACCCTGCATTGAAGGAGATCCTCCTTAGCAGCAACATTTCAAAAGCAACTTGTTTCTTTGTTTACTGTATTACAACTCCCCTTTTGGAAGAAACTGTTTACAGAGGGTTTCTGTTGAGATCAATTTCAGCCACAATGAAATGGCAGCGAGCAATCTTCATAAGCTCAGTCATCTTTAGTGCAGCTCACTTTTCCGGTGAGAACTCTTTACAGTTATTCATCATTGGGTGTGTCCTTGGATGTTCTTATTGCTGGACTGGAAACTTAAGTTCCTCCATTTTAATACATTCGCTGTACAATGCCATGACACTATTATTAACATTTTTGtcttaa